The following coding sequences lie in one Arachis hypogaea cultivar Tifrunner chromosome 9, arahy.Tifrunner.gnm2.J5K5, whole genome shotgun sequence genomic window:
- the LOC112710556 gene encoding uncharacterized protein, whose translation MNCFSNLSSYTAAILARFLSSRRSLCNFPIKLTLPPTLSPRSQFVLARFPSRCCCYSSSSAKKGRKKKVVEPEPVASVMEHEEKVTFFVVRKGDIVGVYDTLVDCQSQVGSSVCDPPVSVYKGYSLSKDTQNYLVSRGLKNALYTIRAADLTEDLLACLFLALSKILLLLKGPLQVTMYRKRDM comes from the exons ATGAACTGCTTCTCCAACCTCTCATCCTACACTGCCGCCATCCTCGCTCGCTTCCTATCCAGCCGTCGTTCCCTCTGCAACTTCCCCATTAAGCTAACTCTTCCTCCTACTCTCTCTCCCCGCTCTCAATTCGTGCTCGCTAGGTTTCCCTCTCGCTGTTGCTGCTACTCCTCCTCCTCTGCCAAGAAAGGCCGCAAGAAGAAGGTGGTGGAGCCTGAACCTGTGGCGTCTGTTATGGAGCACGAGGAGAAGGTCACCTTCTTTGTGGTCCGAAAAGGGGACATCGTTGGAGTATATGATACACTCGTTGATTGCCAGTCTCAAGTTGGATCCTCT GTATGTGATCCTCCTGTTAGTGTGTACAAGGGATATTCTTTATCGAAGGACACTCAGAATTATCTTGTTTCACGTGGACTCAAGAATGCCTTGTACACAATTAGAGCTGCTGATTTGACAGAGGATTTATTGGCATGCTTGTTCCTTGCCCTTTCAAA GATCCTGCTTCTATTGAAAGGGCCACTTCAAGTAACGATGTATCGAAAAAGAGATATGTAG
- the LOC112710557 gene encoding UDP-glucose flavonoid 3-O-glucosyltransferase 7, whose protein sequence is MTKSTSRPLKIHLLPYYARGHQIPVVHLARFLASRGQHVTIITTPSNARLIDKAIIGGGGDHDNASDRICIHTINFPAEQVGLPPGVENFSDVADNSAAGKLCIASHLIQLQVESFIEESLPDALIADIMFTWSQATARRFKIPRLTFNPLLIFDMCVVEAIRAHPEILKSNTGPYTIPGLPHKITFPVKPMATFNKVMEPTIDAEKESLGVIVNSFKELDAEYAEHYEKITGRRVWHIGPTDLMVHKTVPRAVDSEHECLKWLSTKKNSSVVYVAFGSLARLTDKQLYELALGLERSGHPFIWVVSRNKNNRVEETEGKWLPEGFVETMKKEGRGMVITEWVPQPLILNHAAIGAFLTHCGTNSVNESVAAGVPMITMPTSGDQYFIEKVISEVHGIGVEVGAVEWIISQYDTPKEVVSAEMIEKAVKRLMDGGDEAEKIRKRAKELQEKALKAVEEGGSSYNTLTELIDHLQKLVALKTPATST, encoded by the coding sequence ATGACAAAGTCGACGTCGCGGCCATTGAAGATACACTTGCTGCCATACTACGCGCGGGGTCACCAAATCCCCGTCGTCCACCTAGCACGCTTCCTGGCCTCACGTGGACAGCACGTGACCATCATCACCACCCCTTCCAACGCCCGTCTAATTGACAAGGCCATCATCGGAGGCGGCGGCGATCATGACAACGCCTCCGACCGCATCTGCATCCACACCATCAACTTCCCCGCCGAACAAGTCGGTCTTCCCCCCGGCGTCGAGAACTTCTCCGACGTCGCCGACAATTCCGCCGCCGGGAAGCTCTGCATTGCATCGCACCTCATCCAGTTGCAAGTGGAGTCCTTCATTGAGGAGTCCCTCCCGGACGCTCTCATCGCCGACATCATGTTCACGTGGAGCCAAGCCACCGCGAGACGCTTCAAGATCCCGAGGCTCACCTTCAACCCTCTGTTGATCTTTGACATGTGCGTGGTAGAAGCCATTAGAGCTCATCCCGAGATCTTGAAATCCAACACGGGCCCGTACACTATCCCGGGCCTACCTCACAAGATCACCTTCCCCGTGAAGCCCATGGCGACTTTCAACAAAGTCATGGAGCCCACCATTGACGCAGAGAAGGAGAGCCTCGGAGTCATCGTGAACAGCTTCAAGGAGCTTGACGCAGAGTACGCCGAGCACTACGAGAAGATCACCGGTCGGAGAGTATGGCATATCGGTCCCACGGATCTCATGGTGCATAAAACCGTTCCAAGAGCCGTTGATAGCGAACACGAGTGCCTGAAATGGCTTTCAACCAAGAAAAACAGTTCCGTGGTTTACGTTGCTTTTGGCTCATTGGCCCGTTTAACTGATAAGCAGCTTTACGAGCTAGCGTTGGGCCTGGAGCGCTCAGGGCACCCATTTATTTGGGTGGTTTCGCGGAACAAGAACAACAGAGTTGAAGAAACAGAAGGGAAATGGTTGCCGGAAGGGTTTGTAGAGACGATGAAGAAGGAGGGGAGAGGGATGGTGATAACAGAGTGGGTGCCGCAGCCGTTGATCTTGAATCATGCGGCTATTGGAGCGTTCTTGACTCACTGTGGAACCAACTCTGTGAATGAATCGGTAGCTGCTGGGGTTCCCATGATAACAATGCCAACGTCTGGGGATCAATACTTCATTGAGAAGGTGATAAGTGAGGTGCACGGTATTGGGGTGGAGGTGGGTGCAGTGGAGTGGATCATATCGCAGTACGACACCCCGAAGGAAGTGGTGAGCGCGGAGATGATAGAGAAGGCGGTGAAGAGGTTGATGGACGGAGGCGATGAAGCGGAGAAGATCAGGAAAAGAGCCAAGGAGTTGCAAGAGAAGGCTTTGAAAGCGGTTGAGGAAGGTGGGTCCTCATACAACACTTTGACGGAACTTATTGATCACCTTCAGAAGCTTGTGGCGCTCAAAACACCTGCAACTTCTACCTAG